One stretch of Pomacea canaliculata isolate SZHN2017 linkage group LG11, ASM307304v1, whole genome shotgun sequence DNA includes these proteins:
- the LOC112575587 gene encoding retinol-binding protein 2-like: MEKLIGKWEVIREASEGEEVYLDKNEVPQEDRQVMQTIVWTQTFSQDGDEWVSETEAGDVKDRFKFTLGTEITHTTNTGKTIVGTLIWNDGRLLGSFMHDGKSTTTLDYLVGDTLYTEFTRNGATVKYKFRKV; the protein is encoded by the exons ATGGAAAAGCTAATCGGAAAATGGGAGGTAATCAGGGAGGCAAGTGAAGGCGAGGAAGTCTACCTGGACAAAAACG AGGTGCCGCAGGAAGATCGCCAGGTCATGCAGACGATAGTGTGGACGCAAACGTTTAGCCAAGATGGCGACGAGTGGGTGAGCGAGACCGAGGCTGGTGACGTCAAGGATCGCTTCAAGTTCACCCTCGGCACAGAGATAACGCACACCACCAACACTGGCAAGACCATCGTG gGGACATTGATTTGGAATGACGGGAGGTTGTTGGGATCATTTATGCATGATGGCAAGTCCACCACTACCCTTGACTATCTAGTGGGCGACACTCTGTACACG GAATTCACCAGAAACGGGGCTACAGTAAAATATAAGTTTCGAAAAGTGTGA